TTTGGGGCCAAGGTCGAAGCCAAAAACGACGACGACATGTCAAAGCTTCTCACCCAGGCCCATCCGGCCGACCTGATCAAGTTCGGGCTGATTCCTGAATTTGTCGGCCGTATCCCCATCCTGACCAGCCTTGAGGAATTGACCCAGGAAGATCTGGTGCGCATCCTGACCGAACCGAGAAACGCCCTGGTCAAACAGTACCAGAAGCTTTTCGAACTGGACAAGGTGCGGCTGCGGTTTTCCAAAAACGCCTTGGACGCCATTGCCCAAAAGGCCATCGAACGCAAAACAGGCGCGCGCGGCCTGCGAAACGTCATGGAAACCATCATGCTGGAGATTATGTACAAGCTGCCGTCGCTGTCCGGCGTCAAGGAGTGCGTGGTCAACAAGGCTGTGGTGGACAAGGGCATCGAACCACTTCTGTTTTATCATCAGGAAGTGAAAACAGCCTGACACCCCTGTCTCCTCTCGTTTGACAACGGGTGATCCGGCCTTACCTCACTTTCTGCCGCCTTGCCGCCGGATCGGGTCATACCCGGTCCGACGGTGGCGCGAGCCGAAATAAACCCCGTGAGCGGGAGGTTGCATGACTGGATTTACCTTCGATAACAACCGGTTCGCCGCCGAGACCATACGCCTGCCCATGATGAGCCTGCGGGAAGTCGTGATGTTCCCGCGCTCGATCGCCCCCCTTTTTGTCGGTCGCGAGGCCTCGATCAAAGCCATCGAACAGGCCGTCGCCGCCCATGACAAGAAAATTTTCCTGGTGGCCCAGCGTTCGCCGGAGACCGAAAAACCCACCTCCGAAGACCTCTTCGAGATGGGCACGGTCAGTAAGATCCTGCAGATGCTGCGCCTGCCCGACGGCACCATCAAGGTGCTTTTCGAAGGCCTGTACCGGGCCGAGTGGGAATCCGAGACCATGACTATGGGCGAGGACGCCAATTATCCCATGGTCACCGTGCGCCGGGTGCCGGAAGAGGAGACCCATGGTCCCGAATCCGATGCCCTGATCCGGGCCACCCAGGAGTCGCTCGAGCACTACGGCCGCATCAACAAGAAGCTGGCCCCGGAAACCATCCTGGCCATCAATTCCATCACGTCCCCGGGCCGTTTGGCCGATGCGGTGATGCCGCATCTCAAGGTGGACTACATCAAAAAGCAGGGCGTGCTCGAAGAGCTCGAACCCATGCGCCGTCTGGAAGAGACCTATGCCTTCCTCCAGGGCGAAATCGAAATCTCCTCCATCGAAAAGCGGATCAAAAACCGCGTCAAGCAGCAGATGGAGAAGAACCAGAAAGAGTACTATTTAAACGAGCAGATCAAGGCCATCAACAAAGAGATGGGCCGCGAGGACGATCCTGCCGCCGAGGCCGTTGAATTCGAAAAACGCCTCGAAGAAAAGAACATGCCCGAAGAGGCCCGGGAAAAGACCCTGCGCGAGATCAAAAAACTGCGCCAGATCCCGCCGTCTTCGGCCGAATACACGGTTGTGCGCAACTACGTGGAATGGATTCTCGATCTGCCCTGGCAGGTCTACCAGGACACCGATCTGGACATTCTGGCGGCCGAGAAGATCCTCAACACCGACCACTATGGCCTGGACAAACCCAAGGAGCGCATCCTTGAGTTCCTGGCCGTGCAAAAGCTCGTGGACCGCATCAAGGGTCCCATCCTGTGTCTGGTCGGTCCTCCGGGCGTCGGCAAGACGTCGTTGGCCAAGTCCATTGCCCGGGCCATGGGCCGGGAATTCGTGCGTCTGTCGCTTGGCGGCGTGCGGGATGAAGCCGAGATTCGCGGCCATCGCCGCACCTATGTTGGGGCGTTGCCGGGTAAGATCATCCAGTCGCTCAAGCGCGTGAAGTTCAACAACCCGGTCTTTTGCCTGGACGAAGTGGACAAGATGAGCACGGACTTTAGGGGCGATCCGTCTTCGGCCCTGCTCGAAGTGCTCGATCCTGAGCAGAACTACGCCTACAACGACCACTATCTTGATCTGGACTATGACCTGTCCAAGATCTTTTTCATCACCACGGCCAATTCCCTGCACTCGATCCCGCTGCCGCTGCAGGACCGCATGGAGATCATCCGCATCCCGGGCTATCTCGAAACCGAGAAGGCGGAGATTGGCAGCCGTTTCCTGTTGCCGAAAAATATCGAACAGCACGGCTTGACCCCGGACAACATGACCCTGACCGACGACGCCCTGCTGACCATGATCCGGCG
This window of the Desulfovibrio sp. TomC genome carries:
- the lon gene encoding endopeptidase La codes for the protein MTGFTFDNNRFAAETIRLPMMSLREVVMFPRSIAPLFVGREASIKAIEQAVAAHDKKIFLVAQRSPETEKPTSEDLFEMGTVSKILQMLRLPDGTIKVLFEGLYRAEWESETMTMGEDANYPMVTVRRVPEEETHGPESDALIRATQESLEHYGRINKKLAPETILAINSITSPGRLADAVMPHLKVDYIKKQGVLEELEPMRRLEETYAFLQGEIEISSIEKRIKNRVKQQMEKNQKEYYLNEQIKAINKEMGREDDPAAEAVEFEKRLEEKNMPEEAREKTLREIKKLRQIPPSSAEYTVVRNYVEWILDLPWQVYQDTDLDILAAEKILNTDHYGLDKPKERILEFLAVQKLVDRIKGPILCLVGPPGVGKTSLAKSIARAMGREFVRLSLGGVRDEAEIRGHRRTYVGALPGKIIQSLKRVKFNNPVFCLDEVDKMSTDFRGDPSSALLEVLDPEQNYAYNDHYLDLDYDLSKIFFITTANSLHSIPLPLQDRMEIIRIPGYLETEKAEIGSRFLLPKNIEQHGLTPDNMTLTDDALLTMIRRYTREAGVRNLEREIASVCRKVARKLVEGKESEGGFEISSANLESYLGVPKHRHGEMEPLPKVGLCTGMAYTEVGGELLMVEAAIMPGTGKVEITGKLGDVMQESARAALSYLRSRSGLYGLKSDFHKEIDMHIHVPEGAIPKDGPSAGITLATTVISALLNIPVRNDIAMTGEITLRGRVLPIGGLREKLLAAHRGLIRTVLIPAENEKDLKEVPEAILKDMEIIKVESMDEVLSKALVCEGQARLFCGRDENAAPLSESLLKEEYRLEHRH